A window from Leptospira meyeri encodes these proteins:
- a CDS encoding uroporphyrinogen decarboxylase family protein — translation MITTTFRNERFRNALNLIPQSVPPIWFMRQAGRYHSHYRKLKETYSFMDLCKQPELAAEVAIGPVKEFGFDVSILFSDLLFPLEALGMGLKYDPGPKLSFSLTSENDLKRLKTPEEAIEGLKFQKEAVIRTREVLPKDVSLIGFVGGPFTLMTYASIGKHDGNLSFIKTNQNFVDQLYSILVPLLKQNIELQLQGGAEVVMIFDTAAGMLDPYNFNRYVVEPISEFAKIYPKQIGYYAKNSTEEHIRRIHEIPYLAGFGVDHRFSISQTLKTFGGKGFIQGNFDQELLFADPNTLKHKIREYLLSIKDLDPKERKGWVAGLGHGVLQFTPETSIHLLIDETRKVFSE, via the coding sequence ATGATCACTACTACATTCAGAAATGAAAGATTTAGAAATGCTTTAAACCTAATTCCGCAATCAGTCCCACCGATATGGTTTATGCGCCAGGCAGGTAGATACCACTCTCACTACCGTAAACTTAAAGAGACTTATAGTTTTATGGATTTATGCAAACAACCAGAACTTGCAGCAGAAGTAGCAATTGGACCGGTCAAAGAATTTGGTTTTGACGTGAGCATTCTTTTTTCCGATCTTCTATTTCCCCTAGAAGCACTCGGAATGGGATTAAAGTATGATCCAGGCCCTAAACTTTCATTTTCTCTCACTTCTGAAAATGATTTAAAACGTTTAAAAACTCCGGAAGAAGCAATTGAAGGATTAAAATTTCAAAAAGAAGCAGTCATTCGAACAAGAGAAGTTTTACCAAAAGATGTTTCTCTCATTGGATTTGTAGGTGGACCCTTCACACTTATGACTTATGCAAGTATAGGCAAACATGATGGAAATCTTTCCTTTATCAAAACCAACCAAAACTTCGTAGATCAATTATATTCAATCCTAGTTCCTCTATTGAAACAAAACATAGAGTTACAACTGCAAGGCGGAGCAGAAGTGGTTATGATTTTTGATACGGCGGCAGGAATGTTGGATCCCTATAACTTCAATCGTTACGTAGTAGAACCGATTTCTGAGTTTGCAAAAATCTATCCAAAACAAATTGGTTATTATGCTAAAAATTCAACAGAAGAACATATTAGACGAATTCATGAAATCCCATACCTAGCAGGATTTGGAGTAGACCATCGTTTTTCGATTTCTCAGACATTAAAAACCTTCGGTGGGAAAGGTTTTATCCAAGGAAACTTCGATCAAGAGCTACTGTTTGCTGATCCAAATACTCTTAAACACAAAATTAGAGAGTATCTTTTATCCATCAAAGATTTAGATCCGAAAGAAAGAAAAGGATGGGTGGCTGGCCTTGGTCATGGAGTTTTACAATTTACACCCGAAACTTCCATTCATCTCCTCATTGACGAAACAAGGAAGGTATTTAGCGAATGA
- the msrB gene encoding peptide-methionine (R)-S-oxide reductase MsrB has product MKKEENWKEKLTPLQYQVTREKGTERPFTGEYYEHKEQGTYLCVCCGEALFSSNAKYDSGSGWPSYYEPVRREAVGTESDQSHGMVRTEIHCQNCGAHLGHVFPDGPRPTGLRYCVNSASLKFQKE; this is encoded by the coding sequence ATGAAGAAAGAAGAAAATTGGAAAGAAAAACTCACTCCCTTACAATACCAAGTCACTAGGGAAAAAGGCACCGAACGCCCGTTTACCGGTGAATATTATGAACATAAGGAACAAGGTACTTATCTTTGTGTTTGTTGCGGTGAAGCTTTGTTTTCTTCGAACGCAAAATATGATTCTGGTAGTGGTTGGCCTAGTTACTACGAGCCGGTTCGCAGGGAAGCAGTGGGAACGGAGTCAGACCAAAGCCATGGTATGGTAAGAACCGAGATTCATTGCCAGAACTGCGGAGCCCATCTTGGACATGTTTTTCCCGATGGACCAAGGCCAACTGGTTTACGTTATTGCGTTAACTCCGCTTCCCTAAAATTTCAAAAAGAATGA
- the hemL gene encoding glutamate-1-semialdehyde 2,1-aminomutase, giving the protein MNSEELFLRSKNVVPGGVHSPVRSFASVGGTPVFFSEANGAYLKSVEGKQYIDYCLSFGPLLFGHRHPEIQEVVEDTVKKAWSFGACEPYSLELAEFITSRIPWVEKIRFVNSGTEAVMSALRVARAATGRSKILKFDGCYHGHLDQLLVKAGSGLAGLSSSDSKGIGPEIIQNTLVLPLDDEDALEKLFQEQGKDIACLAIEPVPANYGLLPQRTEFLKKCRELTNKYGTLLLFDEVISGFRVSFQGMAGLTGIVPDLVCYGKIIGGGFPVGAYAGKKDLMDLVAPSGPVYQAGTLSANPVGMRAGLKTLTKAWNENPYPELESKTKKLTSGILKLLEESGENDWEAVTFGSLFWLKGKTKNTVRTITNIPSDHKAKFAIFFHKLLNAGVYLAPSGYEVGFLSTVHSDEVIEETLNKTKQALKEIK; this is encoded by the coding sequence ATGAATTCAGAAGAACTCTTTCTTCGTTCTAAAAATGTTGTTCCTGGTGGCGTACATAGCCCTGTTCGCTCCTTTGCCTCTGTTGGCGGTACACCGGTTTTTTTCAGTGAAGCAAATGGCGCCTATTTAAAGTCAGTTGAAGGAAAACAATACATAGACTATTGTTTAAGTTTTGGTCCACTTCTCTTCGGCCATAGACATCCAGAAATTCAAGAAGTAGTGGAAGATACAGTAAAAAAAGCTTGGTCCTTTGGTGCCTGTGAACCTTATTCTCTGGAGCTAGCTGAGTTCATCACAAGCCGTATTCCTTGGGTAGAAAAAATTCGTTTTGTCAATTCTGGGACAGAAGCAGTAATGAGTGCTCTCCGCGTGGCAAGAGCAGCCACTGGAAGAAGTAAAATTTTGAAATTTGACGGATGTTATCATGGACACCTCGACCAATTACTTGTAAAAGCAGGTTCCGGTCTTGCCGGTCTCAGTTCCAGCGATAGCAAAGGGATTGGTCCCGAGATCATTCAAAATACACTCGTATTACCATTAGATGATGAAGATGCTTTAGAAAAACTGTTTCAAGAACAGGGAAAAGATATCGCATGTCTTGCGATAGAACCCGTCCCCGCAAACTATGGACTCCTTCCCCAAAGAACTGAATTCTTAAAAAAATGTAGAGAACTTACAAACAAATATGGCACATTACTTTTGTTTGATGAAGTGATCTCTGGGTTCCGAGTATCATTTCAAGGTATGGCAGGACTTACTGGAATTGTTCCAGACTTAGTTTGTTATGGAAAAATCATCGGTGGTGGTTTTCCTGTGGGAGCCTATGCCGGTAAAAAAGACTTAATGGATTTGGTTGCACCAAGTGGCCCGGTGTACCAAGCGGGAACTCTATCAGCAAATCCCGTTGGTATGCGGGCAGGTTTAAAAACTTTAACCAAAGCTTGGAATGAAAATCCTTACCCTGAATTAGAATCAAAAACTAAAAAACTCACTTCTGGTATTTTGAAATTATTAGAAGAGTCAGGTGAAAATGATTGGGAAGCCGTAACATTCGGGAGCCTATTTTGGTTAAAAGGAAAAACAAAAAATACTGTTCGAACCATAACTAACATCCCTAGCGATCATAAAGCAAAATTCGCAATTTTTTTCCATAAACTTCTAAATGCTGGTGTGTATCTTGCCCCAAGTGGATATGAAGTTGGATTTTTATCCACTGTCCATAGTGACGAAGTAATAGAAGAAACCTTAAACAAAACCAAACAGGCGCTAAAGGAAATAAAATGA
- the cobA gene encoding uroporphyrinogen-III C-methyltransferase gives MSSNKTEHGFVSFVSGGPGPIDLLTLRGRNRIESADVILYDALLDPEFLDLFPVDAQILYVGKRANEHTRTQTEINSLLVEFAKDGKQVVRLKGGDASIFGRLAEEIRSLEEAEIPFEVIPGVSSVTTGVAELGVSLTVRGVSRQIIILDGHTILEDERSWMGMENFLGTIAILMGSKKTKELAERLIQKGIVGMTPIVLAENVGRGNPIYTTSTLAETALNGIIKQSSGPGILYVGEAMRPLLDRKEKLNNLTLQNLFTE, from the coding sequence ATGTCCTCCAATAAGACAGAACATGGATTTGTTAGTTTTGTGAGCGGTGGCCCGGGCCCTATTGACCTTTTGACCCTCCGTGGCCGTAACCGAATTGAATCCGCCGATGTCATTCTCTACGATGCACTTCTCGATCCCGAATTCTTAGACTTATTTCCCGTGGATGCCCAAATCCTTTATGTCGGAAAAAGAGCCAATGAACATACCCGCACCCAAACCGAAATCAACTCTCTCCTTGTCGAATTCGCTAAAGACGGCAAACAAGTGGTTCGGTTAAAAGGGGGGGATGCCTCTATTTTTGGTCGACTAGCAGAGGAAATACGAAGTTTAGAAGAAGCGGAAATTCCTTTTGAGGTGATCCCGGGGGTCAGTTCAGTGACAACGGGTGTCGCTGAATTAGGTGTGTCACTCACCGTTCGTGGTGTCTCTAGACAAATCATCATTTTGGATGGTCACACCATTTTAGAAGATGAGCGCAGTTGGATGGGTATGGAAAATTTTTTAGGAACCATTGCCATTCTCATGGGAAGTAAAAAAACAAAAGAATTAGCGGAACGGTTGATCCAAAAAGGAATCGTTGGAATGACCCCGATTGTCCTTGCCGAGAATGTAGGAAGAGGAAATCCAATTTATACAACATCGACTCTCGCAGAAACTGCGTTAAACGGAATCATAAAACAATCCAGTGGGCCAGGAATTCTTTATGTAGGTGAAGCGATGCGACCGTTACTCGATCGTAAAGAAAAATTAAACAACCTTACACTTCAGAATCTATTTACAGAATGA
- a CDS encoding diflavin oxidoreductase: protein MLSDEKRNRFLQLLKESTKDEWVWMSGYLSALTQASIGGSVDVSLTPPVSIDSGGDPLHGNLKAQPIQCSVVYGTETGNSKKLGTELVKKLKELGVSAKLKSTDTYKAKDLKEEEYLFVVVSTHGDGEPPQAAKPFIQILADTKESLSKVKFAVLGLGDTSYPLFCQTGEDVDSMLAKLGAERIQPLGKCDVDFDLVAKPWMSELIAKLNAHSKTATTQSPKQSQSQVAKPTSGGKVVYEGSVVTNIVLNDIGASKSTRHIEIKTTVPIDYLPGDSAGFLAYNRDDEVNRILSLLKTDRETRVTYKGETWMAYDLFRKKVSVRFLPDRVIQKYAGLIGKEIPSGKLDLDVLLTLNPSEKKLELQALVDILEPIVPRYYSIASSPSAHGEDEVHLTVAEVEIETFTGIKTGFCSGYLSELKEGDVVPFFIQRNNSFRLPSPDTDIIMIGPGTGIAPFRSFLFEREQNSGNGKNWLIFGERNFVSDFYYQTELLELMDTGVLHKLNTAFSRDTKQKVYVQDRMGENASELLKWIENGAVIYLCGSKDPMSKDVDRKLIEILSERTFDTGKDASDYLKELEEAGRYIKDVY, encoded by the coding sequence ATGCTATCCGATGAGAAACGCAATCGATTTTTACAGTTACTGAAGGAATCTACAAAAGATGAATGGGTGTGGATGTCTGGGTATTTGTCTGCCCTTACGCAGGCAAGTATTGGCGGGAGTGTCGATGTATCTCTCACTCCCCCTGTAAGCATTGATTCAGGTGGGGACCCTTTACATGGAAATTTAAAAGCCCAGCCGATTCAATGCAGTGTGGTTTATGGTACAGAAACAGGGAACTCTAAGAAATTAGGAACAGAACTTGTAAAAAAATTAAAGGAACTTGGTGTCTCTGCTAAGTTAAAAAGCACAGATACTTATAAAGCCAAAGACCTAAAAGAAGAAGAATATTTATTTGTCGTTGTCTCCACTCATGGAGATGGAGAACCGCCACAAGCAGCAAAACCTTTCATTCAAATTTTAGCAGATACTAAAGAATCCTTATCTAAGGTAAAGTTCGCAGTGCTTGGATTAGGTGATACAAGTTATCCACTTTTTTGCCAAACAGGTGAAGATGTTGATTCTATGTTGGCGAAGTTAGGTGCGGAACGCATCCAACCATTAGGTAAATGTGATGTAGATTTTGATTTGGTAGCAAAACCCTGGATGAGTGAACTCATTGCAAAACTCAATGCTCATTCCAAAACTGCCACTACACAAAGTCCAAAACAATCACAAAGCCAGGTCGCAAAGCCAACATCAGGTGGAAAGGTTGTGTATGAAGGTTCTGTTGTTACTAATATTGTTTTAAATGATATTGGTGCTAGTAAATCGACAAGACATATTGAAATTAAAACCACTGTACCGATTGACTATCTTCCCGGAGACAGTGCTGGATTTCTTGCCTACAATCGTGATGATGAAGTAAATCGTATCCTATCTTTATTAAAAACAGATAGGGAAACTCGTGTTACTTACAAAGGGGAAACATGGATGGCTTACGATTTATTTCGTAAAAAAGTATCCGTTCGTTTTTTGCCCGACAGAGTGATTCAAAAATATGCAGGACTGATCGGAAAAGAAATCCCTTCCGGTAAATTGGATTTGGATGTTTTACTAACTCTAAATCCCTCTGAAAAAAAACTAGAACTCCAAGCTTTAGTAGATATATTGGAACCGATTGTTCCCAGATATTATTCGATAGCTTCCAGTCCATCGGCCCATGGAGAAGATGAAGTCCACCTCACTGTCGCAGAAGTCGAAATTGAAACCTTTACTGGAATCAAAACAGGCTTTTGTTCTGGTTATTTGTCAGAATTAAAAGAAGGGGATGTGGTTCCTTTTTTTATCCAAAGAAATAATTCCTTCCGTTTACCGAGTCCAGATACAGATATTATTATGATTGGTCCAGGAACAGGGATTGCTCCATTTCGAAGTTTTTTATTTGAAAGAGAACAAAATTCCGGGAATGGAAAAAATTGGTTAATTTTTGGAGAAAGAAATTTTGTCTCCGATTTTTATTACCAAACAGAACTTTTGGAACTTATGGATACCGGCGTATTACATAAGTTAAATACTGCTTTTTCTCGTGATACAAAACAAAAGGTTTATGTGCAGGATCGGATGGGTGAAAATGCATCTGAACTTTTGAAGTGGATTGAAAATGGTGCAGTGATTTATCTTTGTGGGTCAAAAGACCCGATGAGTAAGGATGTCGATCGTAAACTCATTGAAATTTTATCAGAAAGAACTTTTGATACAGGAAAAGATGCTTCTGATTACTTAAAAGAATTAGAAGAAGCTGGTCGCTACATTAAGGACGTTTACTGA
- the hemB gene encoding porphobilinogen synthase — protein sequence MKKQTLRLRSNQYLRNLGETGSLNVNKMIQPLFLAEGISEKEPIKGLPGVYRDTNQSILTQIESDLIAGVSQFLLFMVPKDKSDTSFPKDFYHSNISLIKKNFPNMFLWLDTCICSVTTTGHCCHFHKSGTIDLELTLKRLSDLALIYADAGADGIAPSDMMDGRVGSHRKILDANGHTMVPIMSYSTKFKSNFYGPFRGAADSSPQFGDRSGYQLDVRDRDTAIHTSIRDKEEGADLLMVKPGMTAIDLIGPIKEKTGLPTGAYQVSGEYASLVYLANEGFLNFEDGLKETWDVFRRAGSSYLITYGARIAQRLYS from the coding sequence ATGAAAAAACAAACACTACGATTACGTTCCAATCAATACTTAAGAAACTTAGGCGAAACAGGATCATTAAATGTAAACAAAATGATCCAACCACTTTTCCTTGCAGAAGGTATTTCTGAAAAGGAACCAATCAAAGGATTACCAGGTGTTTATCGCGATACAAATCAATCCATTTTAACACAAATTGAATCCGATTTAATAGCAGGAGTATCTCAGTTTTTATTATTTATGGTGCCAAAAGATAAATCGGACACCAGTTTTCCAAAGGACTTTTATCATTCTAACATCAGCCTTATCAAAAAAAACTTTCCCAATATGTTTCTCTGGTTAGACACCTGCATCTGTTCTGTGACAACAACAGGGCATTGTTGCCACTTCCACAAATCAGGAACCATAGATCTTGAATTAACTTTAAAACGATTATCCGACCTTGCATTAATTTATGCTGATGCAGGAGCAGATGGAATTGCTCCAAGTGATATGATGGATGGTCGAGTCGGTTCACATAGAAAAATATTGGATGCAAATGGACATACAATGGTTCCGATCATGAGTTATTCCACAAAATTCAAAAGTAACTTTTACGGACCATTCCGCGGTGCTGCCGATTCCTCACCACAATTTGGAGATCGAAGCGGATACCAACTTGATGTTCGTGATCGTGATACTGCAATCCACACATCCATTCGAGATAAAGAAGAAGGTGCAGATTTACTTATGGTTAAACCTGGAATGACTGCAATTGATCTTATCGGACCGATCAAAGAAAAAACAGGACTTCCTACCGGTGCTTATCAAGTCAGTGGCGAATATGCCAGTTTGGTGTATTTAGCCAACGAAGGATTTTTAAATTTTGAAGATGGATTAAAAGAAACTTGGGATGTCTTCAGAAGAGCCGGGTCTTCATATTTAATTACATATGGTGCAAGAATTGCACAAAGGTTGTATTCATGA
- a CDS encoding glutamyl-tRNA reductase: MWSNLILLHSNDPVGNPLDDAGLEVWQTCQRNIAFGDRRLFPIAESERFYKGYEVFHGFEAYRFLLEVVSGLRSKLFGESEIQAQFRDRFREEKVNESTFALSLLRLRDQILEHTKQIRSKYLTGLGRQTYGSVAESYLQKHKSVTLLGTGKLATSILPYLISKDKEVRLIGRNQTKLNDLQKEFPITTHHWEDYQPGEEAIVIASSFLPFNWDSMIESSSFILDFRETTIKNHNYKNYIPLSQILSDLQETDEQIQSVKMDLQFFLTELTREREEEQIHIMNGWEDLLV, translated from the coding sequence ATGTGGTCGAACCTGATTCTATTACATTCAAATGATCCCGTCGGCAATCCTTTAGACGATGCCGGTTTAGAGGTTTGGCAAACTTGCCAAAGGAATATTGCATTTGGTGATCGACGCCTTTTCCCCATCGCAGAATCCGAACGTTTTTATAAAGGTTACGAAGTTTTTCACGGATTTGAAGCCTACCGGTTTTTACTCGAAGTTGTTTCCGGCTTACGATCCAAATTGTTTGGAGAATCAGAAATCCAAGCACAGTTTCGCGATCGTTTCCGGGAAGAAAAAGTAAATGAATCTACATTTGCGTTATCTCTCTTACGATTACGAGACCAAATATTGGAACACACAAAACAAATTCGTTCCAAATACTTAACCGGACTTGGAAGACAAACGTATGGAAGTGTTGCTGAATCTTATTTGCAAAAACACAAATCTGTTACCTTACTTGGGACTGGAAAACTTGCGACGTCAATTCTTCCTTATCTAATTTCAAAAGACAAAGAAGTCCGACTCATTGGTCGAAACCAAACAAAACTAAACGACTTACAAAAGGAATTTCCAATCACAACTCATCACTGGGAAGACTACCAACCAGGAGAAGAGGCAATCGTCATCGCTTCAAGTTTTTTACCATTTAACTGGGATTCCATGATAGAAAGTTCATCTTTCATTTTGGATTTTAGAGAAACGACTATCAAAAACCATAATTATAAAAATTACATTCCTCTATCGCAAATTTTAAGTGATCTCCAAGAAACGGATGAACAAATTCAATCGGTTAAAATGGACTTACAATTTTTTCTGACGGAACTCACTAGGGAACGGGAGGAAGAACAAATACATATTATGAATGGCTGGGAAGATTTACTTGTCTGA
- a CDS encoding precorrin-2 dehydrogenase/sirohydrochlorin ferrochelatase family protein: MIFKKYPIFLNLENKNILIVGGGNACLEKLNGLEYTGAKIQVISIEISDEVKTFLTKYPEIKIEERPVREEDLCHRDIIFLGTNDPETNQKFRTLAKEKGIWVNSVDDPKNCDFYSSSTVSVGPVQFAISTDGKFAGVSSTLRKLFEEILPEEDHELMETLFEMRRNLKEILPDHQERRLALKEIIQNLNSKYFHNS; the protein is encoded by the coding sequence ATGATATTTAAAAAATATCCAATCTTTTTAAATTTAGAAAACAAAAACATCCTGATCGTTGGAGGTGGCAATGCCTGTCTTGAAAAACTTAATGGCCTTGAGTATACAGGTGCCAAAATTCAAGTCATTTCCATTGAGATTAGTGATGAAGTAAAAACCTTTTTAACAAAATACCCCGAAATCAAAATAGAAGAACGGCCAGTTAGAGAAGAAGATTTATGCCATAGAGATATTATTTTTTTAGGAACAAACGATCCAGAAACCAATCAAAAATTTAGGACCTTGGCAAAAGAAAAAGGAATTTGGGTAAACTCAGTCGACGATCCAAAAAATTGTGATTTTTATTCTTCATCAACTGTATCTGTTGGCCCTGTCCAATTTGCAATTTCTACCGACGGTAAATTTGCAGGTGTATCCTCTACACTCCGGAAACTCTTTGAAGAAATTCTTCCAGAAGAAGATCATGAACTAATGGAAACACTTTTTGAAATGAGAAGGAATCTAAAGGAGATCCTTCCTGACCATCAGGAAAGAAGACTTGCCTTAAAAGAAATCATTCAAAATTTAAACTCGAAATACTTCCACAATTCCTAG
- the hemC gene encoding hydroxymethylbilane synthase, whose product MAGKIYLSDIIKVGGRSSLLSRIQILSVIKTLRQKNKTKEFQTVFRESAGDKDLKTPLWQFAGQGIFTKDLQEDLLNHKIDIAIHSWKDMDLRERKDTLLVPILPREDVRDVLLFKRNKWISAPTEITILTSSPRREHHIHDFVKSYFPTPINSFQVKIESVRGNIQTRLRKYMEHENGGILVAKAALDRILSFNDEENQIPELGDVKQLIRETINLSLFMVMPSSIFPSAPAQGALCAEIRKEDKLLKTILREISDADAELTANEERKILSQYGGGCHQKIGVSVLTRDYGKITFVRGETEDGKTLFTKELSGSPNLNFHRNEVWPPNAKMAARQRERLTYSIPKDVDVFVSRGYAFPLDLSVNPTNQILWSAGLSTWKDLALRGFWVNGTCDGLGESEPPNIELLLGRSPKFVKLTHVDSDKHNSIYPVVPTYFVSAPEIPVPFDISKIKAAYWRSGSEFDIITKRFPELLNVIHFVGPGSTFKKIKQMIGETAASTRVFVSLSFDSWVERYIKP is encoded by the coding sequence ATGGCTGGGAAGATTTACTTGTCTGATATCATCAAGGTAGGAGGAAGGTCCTCCCTTCTTTCTCGAATTCAAATTCTATCCGTAATCAAAACACTCCGACAAAAAAACAAAACAAAAGAGTTCCAAACAGTTTTTAGAGAATCTGCAGGCGATAAAGATCTCAAAACACCGCTTTGGCAATTTGCAGGGCAAGGAATTTTTACAAAAGACCTCCAAGAAGATTTATTAAATCATAAAATTGATATCGCCATTCATTCCTGGAAAGATATGGATTTAAGAGAACGTAAAGACACACTTTTAGTTCCCATCTTACCAAGAGAAGATGTTCGAGATGTTTTGTTATTCAAAAGAAACAAATGGATCTCCGCACCAACAGAAATTACGATCCTTACTTCTTCTCCACGAAGAGAACATCATATTCATGATTTTGTAAAATCCTACTTTCCAACACCGATTAATTCCTTCCAGGTCAAAATCGAATCTGTCAGAGGAAACATCCAGACAAGACTTCGAAAATATATGGAACATGAAAATGGAGGGATCCTCGTTGCGAAAGCGGCTTTAGATAGAATCCTTAGTTTCAATGATGAAGAAAACCAAATCCCTGAGCTTGGCGACGTAAAACAATTAATTAGAGAAACAATCAACCTTTCACTATTTATGGTGATGCCTTCTTCTATTTTCCCTAGTGCCCCCGCTCAGGGTGCCCTTTGTGCCGAAATAAGAAAAGAAGATAAACTTTTAAAAACAATCTTAAGAGAAATTTCTGATGCAGATGCTGAATTAACAGCAAACGAAGAAAGAAAAATTTTGTCGCAATATGGTGGTGGGTGCCATCAAAAAATCGGAGTTTCTGTCTTAACGAGAGATTACGGAAAAATAACTTTTGTTAGAGGAGAAACAGAAGATGGAAAAACTTTATTTACAAAAGAATTGTCAGGTAGCCCCAATCTTAACTTCCACCGAAATGAAGTTTGGCCTCCGAACGCAAAGATGGCAGCAAGACAGAGGGAACGGTTAACGTATTCCATACCGAAAGATGTAGATGTATTTGTCTCCCGAGGTTATGCATTCCCTCTCGATTTATCAGTAAACCCAACAAATCAAATCCTCTGGTCCGCTGGACTTTCGACCTGGAAAGACTTAGCTCTTAGAGGATTTTGGGTAAATGGAACCTGTGACGGATTAGGTGAAAGTGAACCACCAAACATTGAACTTCTCTTGGGAAGGAGTCCAAAGTTTGTTAAACTGACTCATGTAGACTCTGACAAACATAATAGCATTTATCCAGTTGTCCCAACTTATTTTGTTTCTGCACCGGAAATCCCTGTTCCTTTTGATATTTCGAAAATCAAAGCAGCCTATTGGCGGAGTGGTTCGGAATTTGATATCATCACTAAACGATTTCCTGAATTATTAAATGTAATTCATTTTGTAGGACCTGGATCAACATTTAAAAAAATCAAACAGATGATAGGTGAAACTGCAGCATCAACCAGAGTTTTCGTATCACTTTCATTTGATTCTTGGGTAGAAAGGTATATAAAACCATGA
- a CDS encoding LEPBI_I1174 family sigma 54-regulated protein, which yields MIKYQIAILFIISFGLYANPLLDESADDILRSTRLSRIPSVILSLEERAIVKMESNDLLSAREDLKKAIQLKHAIGMKESEGNAGLLLQISKLESRLGNRCEANQYSHLAKRIALRIGVNLGAVAFDRAAMPDNRKPDGCVEVSWLKE from the coding sequence ATGATCAAATACCAAATTGCTATACTATTCATCATTTCTTTTGGTTTGTATGCAAATCCCCTCCTGGATGAATCCGCAGATGACATCCTTCGCAGCACGAGGCTTTCCCGTATTCCATCAGTCATCCTGAGTTTGGAAGAAAGAGCGATTGTCAAAATGGAAAGTAACGACCTACTCTCTGCAAGGGAAGACCTAAAAAAAGCCATTCAATTAAAACATGCGATCGGTATGAAAGAGTCCGAAGGGAACGCAGGCCTACTCTTGCAGATTTCAAAATTGGAATCCCGGTTAGGGAATCGATGCGAAGCCAACCAATACTCTCACTTAGCAAAACGAATTGCTCTCCGTATCGGTGTGAATCTAGGGGCTGTTGCGTTCGACCGAGCCGCCATGCCCGACAATAGAAAACCTGACGGCTGTGTCGAAGTATCCTGGTTAAAAGAGTAA
- a CDS encoding LBF_1134 family protein codes for MKLIPPTLFFCLLFCACAGGNIKIKIKPDRSGDLVLYQKKITKTTSGLPFGTGLVSTGELEIRIKERAYRFKDYTHILPPGFRLIEFTEDQTHEIQLVVDTSKTSALLSALEINRDEINSILNEAKLRDDLLRFNTLVEFIQIEIQFPFSIKKVKFSEPRTPGEWTARLDSNEKMIVNIPLHSVWSNEHPLTTIQIYPESN; via the coding sequence ATGAAACTGATACCACCAACCTTATTTTTCTGCCTATTGTTTTGTGCCTGCGCCGGTGGAAATATTAAAATAAAGATTAAACCTGATCGCTCCGGTGATTTGGTATTGTATCAGAAAAAAATCACAAAAACAACTTCAGGACTGCCTTTCGGAACGGGACTTGTTTCTACAGGGGAACTTGAGATACGTATCAAAGAAAGGGCCTATCGTTTTAAAGATTATACACATATCCTTCCACCAGGATTTCGATTGATTGAGTTTACGGAAGATCAAACCCATGAAATCCAACTTGTTGTTGATACTAGTAAAACATCTGCGCTTTTGTCAGCCCTTGAGATCAATAGAGATGAAATTAATTCTATTTTAAACGAAGCTAAATTACGAGATGACTTACTTCGTTTCAATACGCTGGTGGAATTTATACAAATCGAAATTCAGTTCCCTTTCTCAATTAAAAAAGTAAAATTTTCGGAACCAAGAACTCCTGGTGAATGGACGGCAAGGCTTGATAGCAATGAAAAGATGATTGTGAATATACCCTTACATTCAGTTTGGTCTAACGAACACCCACTTACAACCATTCAGATCTATCCCGAATCTAACTAG